In one Alnus glutinosa chromosome 14, dhAlnGlut1.1, whole genome shotgun sequence genomic region, the following are encoded:
- the LOC133857878 gene encoding uncharacterized protein LOC133857878 has translation MADYEQYQQRQHHPAIPKETALQALNTIIQLHFEKTLEKKRSIDLQKKELHKLFQLFFIFLGLIFLAETQSSRLQCRHCWIPIIILSLSHLIFYVSVAQTLRCINGFKYQRRCHKLTLGLATEKLREMKMRMGGGGEQFDGVGDDEFEIHYQEPPETYFGKFKRNWALHFGFLISIYAFMVSSSVVLLCF, from the coding sequence ATGGCAGACTACGAACAATACCAGCAACGGCAACACCACCCAGCAATCCCGAAAGAGACGGCCCTCCAGGCCCTGAACACCATAATCCAGCTCCACTTCGAGAAGACCCTGGAGAAGAAGCGCTCCATAGACCTCCAAAAGAAGGAGCTCCACAAGCTCTTCCAGctcttcttcatcttcctgGGCCTCATCTTCCTTGCGGAGACCCAGTCCTCCCGCCTCCAGTGCCGCCATTGCTGGATCCCCATCATAATCCTCTCCCTCTCCCATCTCATCTTCTACGTCTCTGTGGCCCAGACCCTCCGGTGCATCAACGGGTTCAAGTACCAGAGGCGCTGCCACAAGCTCACTCTCGGGCTCGCCACTGAGAAGCTCAGGGAGATGAAGATGAGAATGGGAGGCGGCGGGGAGCAGTTTGATGGGGTCGGTGACGATGAGTTTGAGATTCATTACCAGGAGCCCCCCGAGACTTACTTCGGTAAGTTTAAGAGGAACTGGGCTTTGCATTTTGGCTTCTTGATCTCGATCTATGCCTTTATGGTCTCCTCCTCTGTTGTCCTCCTTTGCTTTTAG